One segment of Setaria viridis chromosome 4, Setaria_viridis_v4.0, whole genome shotgun sequence DNA contains the following:
- the LOC117852473 gene encoding LOW QUALITY PROTEIN: putative F-box protein At5g55150 (The sequence of the model RefSeq protein was modified relative to this genomic sequence to represent the inferred CDS: substituted 1 base at 1 genomic stop codon) codes for MGRMVGVGWSSLSADLLEEISGRLSSDADHLHIHQVCTHWRASTSPLAARRPWVVAGRAGSGILPIGDYSLRLPLDGAQRVDVGALPTGLPYCCGLSRGWLVLVDHYRYPTRLVLWEPLSNTEISLPCLENITLVVLSGDSLTSLSDWVAIAGQVQGVTRQKTVFWRPGDATWTILNDQETFEIDTVMFHEGKAXYIDIMGTIAICDLNTGTDPKSIQIFYGCHVLPTLCTCDRHHRRCGVHLVTCNGELLLVVLYWGNGNHPSPAEVYKLVWAPNQRLELPERVMSLGDHSLFVGRGNTFALSAKEFPAIKRNCIYYADKPHHKRYWISVFHLGSHVVEKIPYPQELKEDRTNWTPHAWFCPRTPLLKQQ; via the coding sequence aTGGGCCGCATGGTGGGCGTCGGCTGGTCCTCCCTCTCCGCCGATCTCCTCGAAGAGATCTCCGGCAGGCTGTCCTCCGACGCCGACCACCTCCACATCCACCAGGTATGCACCCACTGGCGAGCGTCCACCTCTCCCctagccgcccgccgcccgtgggTCGTTGCCGGCCGCGCGGGGAGCGGAATATTACCAATCGGCGACTACTCCCTCCGGCTCCCTCTTGACGGCGCGCAGAGGGTGGACGTCGGCGCTCTTCCGACCGGTCTTCCGTACTGCTGCGGCTTGTCCCGGGGTTGGCTTGTGCTGGTGGACCACTATCGATATCCAACGCGGCTCGTGCTGTGGGAACCTCTCTCCAATACCGAGATCTCCTTGCCGTGTCTGGAGAACATCACCCTAGTCGTCCTCTCCGGTGACTCCCTCACCTCGTTGTCGGACTGGGTCGCCATTGCTGGCCAGGTCCAAGGTGTGACAAGGCAGAAGACGGTTTTCTGGCGACCTGGAGATGCCACCTGGACAATCCTGAATGACCAAGAAACATTCGAGATCGACACCGTCATGTTCCATGAAGGAAAAGCATAATACATTGACATCATGGGTACCATTGCTATCTGTGATCTCAACACCGGAACCGATCCGAAGAGTATTCAGATATTCTATGGTTGTCACGTACTGCCCACGCTCTGCACCTGTGACCGGCATCATCGACGTTGTGGGGTTCACCTGGTTACCTGCAACGGTGAGCTGCTTCTTGTTGTGTTGTACTGGGGAAACGGAAACCACCCTTCACCAGCTGAAGTCTACAAGCTGGTATGGGCGCCGAACCAGCGCTTGGAGCTTCCTGAGAGGGTGATGAGCCTTGGTGACCACTCGCTGTTTGTGGGCAGAGGCAACACTTTTGCCCTCTCTGCAAAGGAGTTTCCTGCGATCAAGAGGAATTGCATCTACTACGCAGATAAACCTCACCACAAACGGTATTGGATATCTGTGTTCCACTTGGGTTCTCATGTTGTGGAAAAAATTCCGTACCCACAGGAGCTCAAGGAAGACAGAACCAACTGGACGCCTCATGCCTGGTTTTGTCCCAGAACACCATTGCTGAAGCAGCAGTGA
- the LOC117852472 gene encoding exocyst complex component EXO70A1 — MGASGRGGGALPRRELGRRVSAWAQALGTMERVFRRLRHRELEPAQAAALGELAAASSGAMLGLAGAVAALGSSPSTLLAALDLYAPLSETYPVLAVLFSWGPSHPVPAAAGAALAGLVDTARRGGRDLGAFVRSHCTWQMPQGGEVHPCVGFWMGYLRCMLRRRVSLHLVLGCGDGESPATPLAPGAEGINRLVAELVSCLEAALEEKAAALASPGLRQVFVLNNTHAVVRRAAGSDLRHFLPSDWLRVREERIEGHIRGYMDASWVPVVSRLDSGGGRTKQPARRRSPLIAFYTAFQNACSTQRCWKVPNPALRSVLRNTVLEYVVPAYRRYLDDHPEVEAAPGRTVEELEQQLSDLFEG, encoded by the coding sequence ATGGGCGCGTccggcagaggcggcggcgccctcccgCGCCGGGAACTCGGGAGGAGGGTCAGCGCGTGGGCGCAGGCGCTGGGCACCATGGAGCGCGTGTTCCGCCGACTGCGGCACCGGGAGCTCGAGCCCGCGCAGGCGGCCGCTCTGGGGGAGCTCGCGGCCGCGAGCAGCGGCGCGATGCTGGGACTGGCCGGCGCCGTGGCCGCCCTCGGGAGCTCCCCGTCGACGCTGCTCGCGGCGCTCGACCTGTACGCCCCGCTCTCAGAGACGTACCCCGTGCTCGCGGTGCTCTTCTCCTGGGGCCCCTCCCACCCCGttccggcggccgccggggccgCGCTCGCGGGCCTGGTGgacacggcgcggcgcggcgggcgcgaccTCGGGGCGTTCGTGCGCTCCCACTGCACGTGGCAGATGCCGCAGGGCGGCGAGGTGCACCCGTGCGTGGGGTTCTGGATGGGATACCTCCGCTGCATGCTGCGCCGCCGCGTCTCCCTCCACCTCGTCCTCGGCTGCGGCGATGGCGAGTCGCCGGCGACGCCCCTGGCGCCGGGGGCTGAGGGCATCAACAGGCTGGTCGCGGAGCTGGTCTCGTGCCTGGAAGCCGCGCTCGAGGAGAAGGCCGCGGCGCTCGCGTCCCCGGGGCTGCGCCAGGTGTTCGTGCTCAACAACACGCACGCCGtcgtgcgccgcgccgcgggctCCGACCTCCGGCACTTCCTGCCTTCCGACTGGCTCCGTGTCCGCGAGGAGCGCATCGAGGGCCACATCAGGGGCTACATGGACGCGTCCTGGGTGCCCGTTGTGTCGCGGctggacagcggcggcggccgtacTAAGCAGCccgcccggcggcggagcccgtTGATCGCTTTCTACACGGCGTTTCAGAACGCGTGCAGCACGCAGAGGTGCTGGAAGGTGCCCAACCCGGCGCTCCGGAGCGTTCTCCGGAACACCGTGTTGGAGTACGTCGTGCCGGCGTATCGCCGGTATTTGGATGATCACCCGGAGGTTGAAGCAGCCCCCGGACGCACcgtggaggagctggagcagcaGTTGTCGGACTTGTTTGAAGGATAG